One genomic segment of Macaca fascicularis isolate 582-1 chromosome 19, T2T-MFA8v1.1 includes these proteins:
- the SPC24 gene encoding kinetochore protein Spc24 isoform X2 produces MAAFRDIEEVSQGLLSLLGANRAEAQQRRLLGRHEQVVERLLETQDGAEQQLREILTMEKEVAQNLLNAKEQVHQGGVELQQLETGLQEAGEEDAHLKASLLQLTRELEELKEIEADLERQEKEVDEDTTVTIPSAVYVAQLYHQISKIEWDYECEPGMIKGTPRVASAQ; encoded by the exons ATGGCCGCCTTCCGCGACATAGAGGAGGTGAGCCAGGGGTTGCTCAGCCTGCTGGGCGCCAACCGCGCCGAGGCGCAGCAGAGACGGCTGCTGGGGCGCCACGAGCAGGTGGTGGAGCGGCTGCTGGAGACGCAAGACGGTGCCGAGCAGCAGCTGCGAG AGATCCTCACCATGGAAAAGGAAGTGGCCCAGAACCTTCTCAACGCAAAAGAGCAGGTGCACCAGGGAGGCGTGGAGCTGCAGCAGCTGGAAACCGGGCTTCAGGAGGCCGGGGAGGAGGACGCCCATCTGAAGGCCAGCCTCCT TCAGCTCACCAGAGAGCTGGAAGAGCTCAAGGAGATCGAGGCAGATCTGGAGCGACAGGAGAAGGAGGTCGACGAGGACACGACAGTCACAATCCCCTCGGCCGT GTACGTGGCTCAACTTTACCACCAAATTAGTAAAATTGAGTGGGATTATGAGTGTGAACCAGGGATGATCAAAGGCA